In one window of Candidatus Babeliales bacterium DNA:
- a CDS encoding DNA translocase FtsK codes for MNTFFHEKKNTGIWYVGFCLYVGMILFLVVSLVSYNVTDSSWLYITSEPGEITNQGGFVGAQISALLYYLFGGASFLLLIPLLCVGLIALTKKSMRSDWERLCACTYLVIIGAIVLTTYGIDLAWSPYPGGTIGLLGAQKLLYYFDPLGRALFLYMSLCASLVLVFRWSFMFVVQQCIAAVVAVYVVMKKYHVVSRTVQAIGVCLHSFFVRLPLLLIRFVQSLFDGRAFQDTGLMHPDDVYEEEFDFIDVEQQKPIKLNFFVASLPNRVSGKKGDVVITYLVLQLPLKNNEHVADALDDYADFMENTEIQQKKPLSTITKKAPRYALPHMNIFVAEKHVSENHDVEKELQDRAHVLQDKLKRFGVNGEVTAIKRGPVVTLFEYQPDIDTKLSKIIVLEDDLAMALQAMSIRIIAPIPGRSVVGFEVSNTTRHDVLFSQITNQSAYTQFSGSLPLVLGKGTIGEAVVVDLARMPHLLIAGSTGSGKSVALNAILISLLCKLSPDDLKLILIDPKRLEFAAFTDIAHLLFPIVTSPHQAAPVLRWVVQEMEERYEKMAQCGARNIADYNERTLRYTHLRQETSASTQGERKSGENNSKQADKLPFIVVVIDELADLMITAGRDIEDLITRITQMARAAGIHMIVATQRPSVDVITGLIKANFPSRISFRVASRIDSRTILDTMGADRLLGRGDMLFLDAATSQLRRVHGAYVSDQEIEQVADHIRKQRKVEYLDLHQVTAVHGQDLLATDDALYKDVRLFLDEIDEISISLLQRKFRIGYNRSARIIDMLESQGLIMPQDGGKTRKVIR; via the coding sequence ATGAATACTTTTTTTCATGAAAAAAAAAATACAGGCATTTGGTATGTTGGCTTTTGTTTGTATGTAGGTATGATACTATTTTTGGTTGTTTCGCTTGTTTCATACAATGTAACCGATAGTTCTTGGTTGTATATTACGAGTGAACCAGGAGAAATTACTAATCAGGGCGGTTTTGTTGGTGCACAGATATCGGCACTATTGTATTATCTTTTTGGAGGAGCATCCTTTTTATTATTAATTCCATTATTATGCGTAGGTCTGATTGCGCTCACAAAAAAATCAATGCGATCAGATTGGGAGCGTTTGTGCGCGTGCACATATCTTGTGATTATTGGTGCAATAGTATTAACCACGTATGGTATTGATTTAGCATGGAGTCCTTATCCGGGTGGTACAATCGGATTGCTTGGCGCACAAAAACTGCTTTATTACTTTGACCCGTTGGGTCGGGCGTTATTTTTATATATGAGTCTGTGCGCCAGTCTTGTTTTAGTGTTTCGTTGGTCATTTATGTTTGTGGTACAACAGTGCATAGCAGCAGTCGTTGCCGTTTACGTGGTGATGAAAAAATACCATGTTGTCAGCAGAACTGTGCAGGCTATTGGAGTATGCTTGCACAGTTTTTTTGTACGGCTACCACTACTGTTGATAAGATTTGTACAATCATTGTTCGATGGAAGAGCATTTCAAGATACGGGTTTGATGCATCCTGATGATGTATATGAAGAAGAGTTTGATTTTATTGATGTTGAGCAGCAAAAACCAATAAAACTTAATTTTTTTGTTGCATCTTTACCGAATCGTGTCAGTGGAAAAAAAGGGGATGTGGTCATTACGTACCTTGTACTACAACTACCACTAAAAAATAATGAACACGTAGCAGATGCATTGGATGACTATGCTGATTTCATGGAAAATACTGAAATTCAACAAAAAAAACCGTTATCAACTATTACAAAAAAAGCTCCACGATATGCATTGCCACATATGAATATTTTTGTAGCAGAAAAACATGTGAGCGAAAATCATGATGTTGAAAAAGAGTTACAAGACCGTGCGCATGTTCTTCAAGATAAACTAAAACGTTTTGGCGTAAATGGTGAAGTGACTGCCATTAAGCGTGGTCCGGTGGTAACACTTTTTGAGTATCAACCGGATATTGATACAAAGCTCAGTAAAATTATTGTGCTCGAAGATGATCTTGCAATGGCACTGCAAGCAATGAGTATTCGTATTATTGCACCAATACCCGGCAGATCTGTGGTTGGATTTGAAGTATCAAACACAACACGTCATGATGTATTATTTTCTCAGATAACAAATCAATCGGCATACACACAGTTTTCCGGTAGTTTACCGCTGGTGCTTGGTAAGGGAACCATAGGAGAAGCTGTTGTTGTTGATTTGGCTCGCATGCCACATCTTTTAATTGCAGGTTCGACTGGCTCAGGAAAATCAGTTGCGCTTAACGCAATTTTAATTAGTTTATTGTGTAAGTTAAGTCCTGATGATTTAAAACTTATTTTAATAGATCCAAAACGATTGGAATTTGCAGCATTTACTGATATTGCACATTTACTATTTCCTATTGTTACCAGTCCTCATCAGGCAGCTCCTGTACTCAGGTGGGTTGTGCAAGAAATGGAAGAACGTTACGAAAAAATGGCGCAATGTGGTGCTCGTAACATAGCTGATTACAATGAACGTACCCTTCGATACACTCACCTTCGTCAAGAAACTTCGGCGAGCACTCAGGGCGAGCGGAAAAGTGGAGAAAATAATTCTAAACAAGCAGATAAGTTACCTTTTATTGTTGTAGTAATTGATGAGTTAGCAGATCTTATGATTACCGCAGGACGAGATATCGAAGATTTAATTACTCGTATAACTCAAATGGCACGCGCGGCAGGAATTCATATGATTGTTGCAACACAACGACCGTCAGTTGATGTCATTACCGGATTAATTAAAGCTAATTTCCCGAGTAGAATTTCTTTCAGAGTGGCTTCGCGTATTGATTCACGTACTATTTTAGATACAATGGGAGCTGATCGTTTGTTGGGTAGGGGCGATATGCTCTTTCTTGATGCAGCAACATCACAATTAAGACGAGTTCATGGTGCGTATGTTTCTGACCAAGAAATTGAACAAGTTGCTGATCATATTCGTAAACAAAGAAAAGTTGAATATCTCGATTTACATCAAGTAACAGCAGTGCATGGGCAAGATTTGTTAGCAACCGATGATGCCTTGTATAAAGATGTACGACTGTTCTTGGATGAGATTGATGAAATATCTATTTCGTTACTACAAAGAAAATTCCGCATTGGTTATAATAGGTCAGCGCGGATTATTGACATGCTTGAATCTCAGGGGCTCATTATGCCACAAGATGGAGGTAAGACAAGAAAAGTAATTCGGTAA